A window of the Paralichthys olivaceus isolate ysfri-2021 chromosome 5, ASM2471397v2, whole genome shotgun sequence genome harbors these coding sequences:
- the mlx gene encoding max-like protein X, giving the protein MTDPTASPEDHWKQTDSAFSDSGFDHSFFTETARKGTVVSRANSIGSTSASSVPNTDDEDSDYRHETSYKDSYKDRRRQAHSQAEQKRRDAIKKGYDDLQGIVPTCQQQSDIAVGAQKISKATILQKTIDYIHFLHKEKKKQEEEVSVLRKEVMALKIMKTNYEHIVNAHQNNPQQGEDQVSDQVKFNIFQSIMDSLFLSFNNSVSVNSFQELSACVFSWIEEHCKPQTLREFVVGVLQQLSGQLY; this is encoded by the exons ATGACGGACCCGACCGCGTCTCCTGAAGACCACTGGAAA CAAACAGACAGTGCCTTCAGCGACAGTGGCTTTGACCATA GTTTCTTCACTGAAACAGCCAGAAAGGGTACAGTGGTCTCCAGGGCCAATAGCATTGGCTCAACAAGTGCCTCTTCAGTACCAAACACAG ATGACGAAGATAGTGACTACAGACATGAGACGTCATATAAGGACTCATATAAAGATCGACGGAGACAAGCGCACTCCCAGGCTGAGCAGAAGCGTAGAGATGCTATCAAG aaAGGTTATGATGACCTCCAGGGAATAGTTCCAACCTGTCAGCAGCAGTCTGACATTGCAGTGGGAGCACAGAAAATTAGCAAAGCAACCATTCTGCAGAAAA caATTGACTACATCCATTTTCTtcataaagaaaagaagaagcaagAGGAGGAAGTTTCTGTATTAAGAAAAGAAGTGATGGCGTTGAAGATCATGAAAAC GAACTACGAGCACATAGTGAATGCCCACCAGAACAACCCACAGCAGGGAGAAGATCAGGTGTCTGACCAGGTCAAGTTCAACATCTTTCAGAGCATCATGGACTctctgttcctgtctttcaACAACTCTGTGTCAGTGAACAGCTTCCAGGAGCTCTCCGCCTGTGTTTTCAGCTGGATCGAGGAGCACTGCAAGCCACAG ACACTGAGGGAGTTTGTGGTTGGCGTGCTCCAACAGCTCAGCGGTCAGCTGTATTGA
- the fmnl1a gene encoding formin-like protein 1: MGNAAAGALEQEHAEGREARNSVGAASGMSDPAPSLQRKQPAPPKLPMPPEEELEERFNVVLSYMNLPPDKLQLLSQYDNDKKWELVCDQERFQVKSPPSTYLTKIRSFYQDQGGVSRRSKKRIQDATQVLKDLEISLRTNHIGWAQEFLNEQNNGLGVLVEYLSHAQSDVSFDVESLENGGTLSDRAKPAERSMEDLTKSSSGSHSHGMTRAARALTVRISSTLVNKIHKKSHSSTQRDDVHVCIMCLRAIMNYQSGFNQVMSHPRCVNEITLSLNSRNPRTKALVLELLAAVCLVRGGHDIILSAFDNFKEVSKERNRFEKLMEYFINDDSNIDFMVACMQFINIVVHSVENMNFRVHLQYEFTHLGLDKYLESLKQTESDKLQVQIQAYLDNVLDVGALLEDAESRGGVLEHVDELQEHNVQLSAQLQEIEDHMTERLSELETQLMQATKETELLKESLRESCSQVSALQQKERERELDHEREKDRERLSSSTPQTISELEQKIHELQDKGLIRLGRSASGGLDIQVVPITVVEYVEVPAPAVTQPSSLSVVDSNRPASSLPSSPPPPPPPPPLPGASGQIAPPPPPPPPPSGAGPPPPPPPPPPPVPPGNGPPPPPPLPVAGPPPPPPLSGGGPAPPPGVPNAPALKSKKPIQTKFRMPLLNWQALQPNQVSGTVFNELDDEQVLEELNMDMFEDVFKTRAQSNTTDLSNVKKKVVQKAPSKTSLMETNKAKNLAITLRKGGKTPSAICTAIETYDQQALSIDFLELLEHFIPSDFEMKLLINYEKDGRPLEELANEDQFMLRFGKIPRLNQRIKTLTFMGNFPDTVKHLQPQLNSIIAASMSIKSSVKLKKILEIILAFGNYMNSSKRGAVYGFRLQSLDMLLETKSTDRSQTLLHFITNIIQEKYPDLADFHTELHFVDKAALTSLDGILQDIRSLQRGMEMTKKEFLVQDDSTVLKEFIKENSEQLESLIKDSKTAQEAYGSVVEYFGENPKTTQPSMFFPMFGRLIKAYKTAQQEIQQKKKMESESGKEKESPSPQKAGGQKGPMMPKMPQMDLIAELKKRQVKPQVREGKDGALEDIITDLRNTPYRRTDVRRPAQRQDT, from the exons ATGGGGAATGCGGCCGCCGGGGCCTTGGAGCAGGAACATGCTGAGGGCCGAGAGGCCAGGAACTCAGTCGGGGCAGCTTCAGGGATGAGTGACCCTGCGCCAAGTTTGCAGAGGAAGCAGCCGGCTCCCCCCAAACTGCCAATGCCgccagaggaggagctggaggagcgcTTCAACGTGGTGCTG AGCTACATGAACCTGCCTCCAGATAAACTACAGCTCCTGAGTCAATATGACAACGACAAGAAGTGGGAGTTGGTCTGTGATCAG GAGCGTTTCCAGGTGAAGAGTCCCCCATCCACTTACCTGACCAAGATCAGGAGCTTCTACCAGGATCAAGGAGGGGTGTCTCGCAGG TCGAAGAAAAGGATCCAAGATGCTACTCAGGTTCTTAAAGATTTGGAGATATCACTCCGCACCAATCACATTGG ATGGGCCCAAGAGTTTCTCAACGAGCAGAATAATGGTCTGGGTGTCCTGGTGGAGTATCTGTCTCATGCTCAAAGTGATGTCTC ATTCGATGTGGAGAGCCTTGAAAATGGCGGCACCCTCTCAGACAGAGCAAAGCCGGCAGAGAGGTCCATGGAAGATTTGACCAAGAGCTCCAGTGGCTCCCATTCACATGGGATGACCAGAGCTGCCCGAGCACTAACTGTGAG AATAAGCTCCACTCTGGtgaacaaaatacataaaaagtcCCATTCATCCACCCAGAGAGAtgacgtgcatgtgtgcataatGTGCTTGCGAGCCATAATGAACTACCAG TCCGGTTTCAACCAGGTGATGAGTCACCCACGCTGTGTGAACGAGATCACCCTCAGTCTCAACAGCAGGAATCCCAG GACTAAAGCCCTCGTCCTAGAGCTGCTGGCTGCCGTGTGTCTCGTCAGAGGAGGACACGACATCATTCTCTCTGCTTTTGACAACTTCAAAGAG GtgagcaaagagaggaaccgCTTTGAGAAGCTGATGGAGTACTTCATCAATGATGACAGCAACATTGACTTCATG GTGGCGTGCATGCAGTTCATCAACATCGTGGTCCATTCAGTGGAGAACATGAACTTCCGTGTGCATCTACAGTACGAGTTCACTCACCTTGGATTAGACAAATATCTTGAG agtctgaaacaaacagagagcgATAAGCTGCAGGTCCAGATCCAGGCCTACCTGGACAATGTGCTGGATGTGGGTGCCCTGCTGGAGGAcgctgagagcagaggaggggtgCTGGAACATGTGGATGAGCTGCAGGAACACAACGTCCAg TTGAGTGCTCAGCTCCAGGAGATCGAGGATCACATGACAGAGCGATTATCTGAACTTGAGACGCAGCTGATGCAGGCGACCAAAGAGACTGAGCTGCTCAAA GAAAGCCTGCGGGAGTCCTGTTCCCAGGTTAGTGctctgcagcagaaagaaagagagcgtGAGCTGGACcatgagagggagaaagacaggGAGCGTCTGAGCTCCTCCACCCCTCAGACCATCTCAGAGCTGGAGCAGAAGATCCACGAGCTGCAGGACAAGGGGCTGATCCGACTGGGGCGCAGCGCCTCGGGAGGTCTGGACATCCAGGTCGTGCCCATCACCGTGGTCGAATACGTCGAAGTCCCCGCCCCGGCAGTCACTCAGCCCAGCAGCCTGAGTGTAGTGGACTCAAACCGCCCAGCATCCagcctcccttcctctccaccaccaccacctcctcctccgcccctTCCTGGTGCTTCAGGACAGATtgccccgcctcctcctccacctcctcccccatcTGGTGCTGGACCACCACCCCCGCCACCCCCGCCTCCCCCGCCTGTACCACCTGGTAATggaccaccacctccacctccactacCTGTTGCCggaccaccacctccacctcccctaTCTGGTGGTGGACCCGCACCCCCTCCCGGAGTGCCAAACGCACCTG CATTAAAGAGCAAGAAGCCAATTCAGACCAAGTTCAGGATGCCGCTGTTAAATTGGCAGGCCTTACAACCAAACCAGGTGTCGGGCACAGTCTTCAATGAGTTAGATGATGAGCAGGTCTTAGAG GAGCTAAACATGGATATGTTTGAGGACGTGTTCAAGACTCGGGCCCAGAGTAATACAACAGACTTGTCCAATGTGAAGAAGAAGGTGGTTCAGAAGGCCCCCAGCAAGACATCCTTGATGGAGACCAACAAGGCCAAGAATCTGGCCATCACGCTACGCAAGGGAGGAAAGACTCCATCTGCAATCTGCACCGCCATCGAGAC GTACGACCAGCAGGCTTTGTCCATAGACTTCCTGGAATTGCTCGAGCACTTCATACCATCAGACTTTGAGATGAAGCTGCTGATTAACTACGAGAAGGACGGCCGCCCACTGGAGGAGCTGGCCAACGAGGACCAATTTATGTTGCGCTTTGGGAAGATTCCTCGTCTGAACCAGCGGATAAAAACCCTCACTTTCATGGGCAATTTCCCAGACACTGTCAAGCACCTGCAGCCG CAACTAAACTCCATCATTGCTGCATCCATGTCCATCAAGTCTTCAGTGAAGCTGAAAAAGATTTTAGAA ATCATCCTCGCCTTCGGTAACTATATGAACAGCAGTAAGAGAGGTGCAGTGTACGGTTTTCGGCTGCAGAGTCTGGACATG CTGTTGGAGACCAAGTCGACTGACCGCTCGCAGACGCTGCTGCATTTCATCACCAACATCATCCAGGAAAAATACCCTGACTTGGCCGACTTCCACACCGAGCTACACTTTGTGGACAAGGCAGCTCTCA CGTCCCTGGACGGCATTCTTCAGGATATCCGCTCGCTACAACGAGGAATGGAGATGACCAAAAAGGAGTTCCTGGTGCAGGATGACAGCACCGTGTTGAAGGAATTCATCAAGGAAAACAGTGAGCAGCTGGAGTCTTTAATCAAAGACAGCAAGACAGCACAG GAGGCTTACGGTTCTGTGGTGGAGTATTTCGGAGAGAACCCCAAAACCACGCAGCCTTCCATGTTTTTCCCGATGTTCGGACGTCTCATAAAAGCCTACAAG ACAGCGCAGCAAGAGattcagcagaaaaagaaaatggagagTGAGAGCGGGAAGGAAAAAGAGTCGCCATCTCCACAAAAAGCAGGGGGGCAAAAG GGGCCTATGATGCCCAAGATGCCTCAGATGGACCTGATAGCAGAGCTGAAGAAAAGGCAGGTGAAGCCGCAGGTACGTGAAGGGAAGGACGGCGCTCTGGAAGACATCATTACAG ATTTGAGAAACACGCCATACAGGCGGACAGATGTTCGACGGCCAGCGCAGCGTCAGGATACTTGA